From the genome of Brassica oleracea var. oleracea cultivar TO1000 chromosome C4, BOL, whole genome shotgun sequence:
AATCCAACATATGTTAGGCGTAATATGTGTGGGGTTTTCAGTGGTTCGGTGAAACTTTTATCTTGTCTTGGAATTTTCCGGTATAATATTTATGAGATTGTTGGATAACATCATAACTAACTCGCACCGTAACATTTCTTAATGAGTTTCCCTTTCAGTTCAAGCAAGGTAGACCATTGAGAGGGTTGAGGATAAGGACCCCGTAGATTCTGGTTTGAGATTGAATTCCTGGAACCTATATAATCCTATAGTCACCGAGACTCTTATGTTCACCTCAGGACATTAATCATCAGCCAAAAGAGAGATCTCAACTAAGACCTCTTTCTTACATCATTTAAAAACATATTACACATACACATACAATCGTTACGTATCACTTTCACTTTCTACATGATTATTATAACTATCCCATCTTGAATCCAAAGACATAAATAATCTAACTGGTTTTACTTCCTTAGGCTTATCCAGACCAACTATTTTGAGATACCACTTCGGCTTGTATGAAGCAGTAACATGAGCTAATAACAATCCAGATAACAATCCAGGCCCATACCCTATAACCACTGCTTTCCAGTTCAACACTTCTTCCTCTTCTTCTTCATCTTCTTCCTCAGGCTGTTGTTCCGGTGGCGCAAAGCAAGTTCCTTGGAGAGGAAGACCACATAGACCTGCATTCCCTTCAAATGATGTTTCAGCTTGCCCACTAAACTGTGGTCCTTGTGGTATTTCACCTTTGAGCTGGTTATGAGCCACACTTATGTACGCCAAAAACGAGAGACTTCCAAGTTCCCTAGGAATAGTCCCTGACAAATGGTTTTTTGACAGGTCTAGCGACTCTAGCTCTGTAACATTTGCTAAAGACAGAGGAATATGCCCTGTGAAGGCGTTGTTCGATAAGTTGAGCGCAATCAATGCCTTCAAAAGACCAATAGATTCAGGAATCTGTCCTTCGAGTTTGTTTCCAGAGAAATCAATGGTGTTGTATGAAGTAAGGACCTTCCCTTGCTCCATGAATAGCCCTTTGTATTGTAGATCCAAAGTATCTTCATAGACATAATAAGCATGCTTGTAGTCTCCCATATAAATTCTCCCATCTTCATCTACCTTGATCGCTGATGCTTTCCAGTTAACAAAGAAACTTGGTGGCAAGCTTCCGGTAAAGTTATTATCCGATAACTCAAGTATCCGCAGCTCGGGAAACGAGAGTGGACCTTTATCAGGAGGAGAAAGATGGCCAAAGAATCTGTTTGAACGGAGGGTAAAGACTTGCAAGTTTGGTAAAGCCTTGAGCCAGAAAGGAAACGTGTCGTCGATTCTGTTGTTGTCAACGCTTAGAAACCTCAGAAATGAGCAATTTAAAAGCGATCTTGGAAGCTTCCCGGTTAGTCTATTGTATCCAACGTCAAGTGTTTGTGTCAAACCGCCGCTATAGAACTCGTCAGGTATACTTCCTTCCAAGTTGTTCTTCCTGAGGTTCACTATCTTCAAGTTACTCAAACACTGAGGTATTGGACCTGTGAGTTTGTTGTAGGAGAGATCAAGAACGGTGAGAGAGCTTCGGTCGCAGACTTGGAGAGGTATGTTCCCTGTGAAGCTATTGTTCCACGCTGACAAGTAGATGATATTAGGTGGTGGAACAGGAAGTTCCCCTGTCATGGAGTTATATGCAAAATCTAGTAACTGCACTGATGAATTAAGAAAAACATCTGAAGAGCCTTCGAAACCGGTGAAAGAATTGTTCACAAGGTTCACTAGGCTGAGATGAGGAAGTTTCCAAAGCCATTCAGGGACTTTCCCTTTGATTATGTTGCTGGAAATGTCTAGGTGTTGCAAGTTTAGAAGGGTCTTTAAGATGTTTGGGAACTCGGTAATGTCACACCGTGGCATTACTAAGCTTTCTAAGCTCAATGGGATGTCTGAAGAATTTAGACTGGCTGGTAATAAACTGTTTCTAGAAAGGTGAAGCACCAACAAAGATTTGAGAGGGGAGAAGATGCTTAAGTCTATTGGGTAGCTTGTGTTTAGGGAAGAAACGTCAAGATGGTTGAGGTTGATGAGGTTTGAGATAGGCTTAAGGATTTGCCCTTCAAATTGGTTTTGGCCGAGGGATAAATACACTAGCCTATAAGAAGTTGAGTTTGTAACTTCAAATGTACCAGTGAGAATATTCTTTTTCAAATCAAGATGAGACAAGAAGGGCATAGTGAGTAGTAAATCAGAAGGTATGGTTCCTGAGAACTGATTGTAAGAAAGGTCTAGAAACGAGAGCTCGGTGAGATTTTTCACAAGTGGGAAACTACCAGTGAGCTCATTGTGTGAAAGGTTTAAATGGGTGAGATGGATTAAGTTACTAAATGAGGAAGGAACTTGACCAATGAAGCCATTAGAGGAAAGAGACAAAACCTCTAATCTTTTGAGGCTGCTGAATTCAAAAGGGAGTGAAGAGGACGTGAAGTTGTTATGAGAGAGGTTGAGGTAACGAAGGTGTTTGAAGCCAAAGAGACTACTATTGGGTTTGAGAACTCCAGTGAAGCAGCCACTTGGGAGCTGTAGCTTCGTGACTGCACCAGTCGAGTTATCGCACTGGACTCCGTTGAGATAGTCGCTACGGTTGCAACCGTTGGATTCAAACTCGTTCTTGAATTGTACGAGAGCTTGGATCTGGTCGGGACGACAAACAAGAGCAGTGATCATTAAGACGTGTGAAGCGAAGAGGATACAGCAGAGTAAGAGTACAGAGATCAGACGCAAATGCAGACACGGTTGTGACATTGGTGTTTGTGATTGAAAAAGTTGGTGATTTGTACCAAAAAGAAACGTATAAAATGTTTGGTATATAGTATGTCATTTAAGCCGCCAATATCACTTTCATGATAAACTATATCCATATTATTAAGCAATAATAACAAATCTCTGGGTCTCTATGAAATTAATTCCACTTGGACCTCTCTTAAATTCTGTCTAGACATCAAACTGTCTGTTCAGCTATGTTAACCTTTTTTTTTTTTGGTGTAACAGTTGACTTTTTTCATTGGCCTTAAAATCATGTCTGAATTACAAGTGCACGTTAACGTTCACACTGATTAAGCTACAAATAAATCAGTGGAGTATGTATTAGCATAACGCAATAATATTGGATCCAACAGTTACGAATTGAGTAATTAATCTGATGACGATGGCAATTTTATTTAATAATATATAGTCTTGTAGTTATCAGTGTTGTTGGCTTTCGAATAGTACACGAAAATGAAAAACAAGTGGGGGCTTCAATAATTCATCGTTTGGTGATATTTTATCTCATCACATTTATGATGTTTGTTACGTTACATAACCAATTTGCATTTATATTTAGTGGAGGATGGATAAGAGTCATTATGGAGTCAAAAATCAACTTATTAAAAAAAACAAATATAGTGACGTGGCAATTTGAGGAAAGGAAGGCATATGAGACATGCAAAACAGGCCGACGAAGTATTAGTATAAGCCCGAGTTGAGCCCAAATTGAATTCAGGAGAAAAGTTTGGTAGTCATCATCCCAAAACGACGCCGTGGAAAGTGTGTGTTCGGACAAATAAATGATCCCTTAGTTTCGGTCTCATTTCTGTCGAGCCGAGAAGAAGAAGAATACTCCGTTCTGAGCTAGGGTTTCGTTTTATCATCAATCTCCAGATCAAATGGCAATGGCTGTTTTCCGTCGCGAAGGGAGGCGTCTCCTCCCTTCAATCGCCGCTCGCCCTATCGCTGCCACCTCATCTCCCCTCTCTGCTGACCGGTGAGATCTCTTTCAGATTCATACTTTATACGATTGATTTGTTGCTGATTAGATGATGAGATTGAACCTGGATTTGATTTTTGTAGGGAGGAGGGACCTCTTGGAGTTCGATCCATCTCGACTCAAGTGGGTAAGTCTCGGCTAGTTAGGATTGTGTTTGTTAAAGTCTGTGATACATTCTTATGTTCATGAATTGCTTTGAATGTGTAACTCTTTGTAGTGCGTAACCGGATGAAGAGTGTAAAGAACATCCAGAAGATCACAAAGGCCATGAAGATGGTTGCTGCTTCTAAGCTTAGAGCTGTTCAGGGCAGAGCTGAGAACTCTCGTGGCCTTTGGCAGCCCTTTACTGCTCTTCTTGGAGATAACCCCAGTATGGTTTCACAATCTAGATTAGTTTTTTTTTTATAATCATTTCATTTCATACTAGTTGATGATGACGAACTATCTCTTTAGCTCTTTGCTATCTATGTGTTGTTCTTTTGGATGTGTTTATGATTTCTTGCGTGTACACTTAATGGTGGCAAAACCAGGCATTGACGTTAAGAAGAGTGTTGTGGTCACTCTCTCTTCTGACAAGGGTCTCTGTGGTGGAATTAACTCAACTGTTGTTAAAGTGAGCAGGGCTCTCTACAAATTGAACGCTGGTATGTTCTGAAACCACCTTTGATGTCTTCATTGTTTTGTTTCCATAAAATTATCATATACCTTAATTAACTTTTATTTCACTGCAGGTCCTGAAAAGGACGTGAAGTTTGTTATTGTCGGAGAGAAAGCGAAAGCTATCATGTTTCGTGACTCAAAGAACGACATCTCCCTTACTGTCACAGAGCTGAACAAGAATCCACTCAATTATGCTCAGGTAGGAGCAGTACTTTCTCTCCCCCCAGTCCATACGCTCTCTATCGTGAATGTTTTCTTATTTTGACTTGCTGGTTCAGGTCTCAGTTCTAGCTGATGACATCCTGAAAAACGTTGAATTTGATGCTTTGCGCATTGTCTACAACAAGTTCCATTCCGTTGTCGCATTTCTACCAACTGTGGCCACTGTTTTGTCTCCTGAGGTATGTCACAATTGTCAAATGTCTCAGGATTACGACTTGTGCTTAGTGTCTCACATTCTGCTTTAACCATATAAGCTTATATTTATATTCGTGTTTTTTTGCATTCAAAGATTATTGAGAAGGAATCTGAAGTTGGAGGAAAACTCGGTGAGCTCGACTCATACGAGATTGAAGGTGGTGAAACCAAGGGAGAAATTCTGCAGAATCTGGCCGAGTTCCAATTCTCTTGTGTAATGTTCAACGCGGTGCTGGAGAATGCGTGTAGTGAGATGGGAGCGAGGATGTCAGCAATGGACAGCTCAAGCAGAAACGCAGGAGAAATGCTTGACCGTCTCACCCTCACTTACAACAGGACTCGTCAAGCTTCTATCACAACCGAGCTTATCGAGATTATCTCTGGAGCTTCTGCACTTGAAGCCGCTAAATAAGCAAAGCACATCATCATTGTTTTGCGTTAAACTTGGCGTTTGATATATCTATCCACCATAAAGGAGAAGAGTGTGTTTTGAACTCTTAAAGGGCTACTGAAATCAATTTCTTTTGCTGGCTTCTTGTTGAGACAACCAGACTTGGCTAAGATGTTTCTTGTAATAAATTTCCAGCAGGATAACGAATATTCACGTTTTGCAAACAAGAATGAGGAAAAGCAAAAGTAAGAAGTTGCTATGTTTCAAACTATACAGAATCAAAACTATAATAAGAACTCTCCTCTTATCAGTTCCCATCTCAAAACAAGTATGACGAAGCTTCTCTGTTCTATTTTTTTTTTCCCTATACAAAAGCAAGAATCCTTTTCAAGGTCTATATGAATCTTCTTTCCATCTCTCTCTTTCAAAACTGTTACCAAAACAAAGGCTAGGGGTCGATCTGGAGGAGAGTTGTAGATTCACCCCTAGTAACTCTGTATACAGTTACATTCCAATCCATGTAGCGTAGTCCATCCCCTGATTCCAAAACGTAGCCCCTGTCGTTATTTGGATATCGCTGGTCAATAGCATTGCGGATGTCTCTTACGGTTTGGTCTGATCTAAAAGGAAGCTCCAGCGATGCCCCAGACGTATCTGCCAAGGAGATAGTTATCATAATAGACTCCACAGTTGTCCTGTCTCGGTTATCATCAGGGACTGTCTCCGTGCTTGAACCTTCCTCTACAGCCTTACCCTTTAAAGTCAAGACAACAAACAAAACACTCAGAAGTAATCAAAGAGTAA
Proteins encoded in this window:
- the LOC106336721 gene encoding receptor-like protein 12, yielding MSQPCLHLRLISVLLLCCILFASHVLMITALVCRPDQIQALVQFKNEFESNGCNRSDYLNGVQCDNSTGAVTKLQLPSGCFTGVLKPNSSLFGFKHLRYLNLSHNNFTSSSLPFEFSSLKRLEVLSLSSNGFIGQVPSSFSNLIHLTHLNLSHNELTGSFPLVKNLTELSFLDLSYNQFSGTIPSDLLLTMPFLSHLDLKKNILTGTFEVTNSTSYRLVYLSLGQNQFEGQILKPISNLINLNHLDVSSLNTSYPIDLSIFSPLKSLLVLHLSRNSLLPASLNSSDIPLSLESLVMPRCDITEFPNILKTLLNLQHLDISSNIIKGKVPEWLWKLPHLSLVNLVNNSFTGFEGSSDVFLNSSVQLLDFAYNSMTGELPVPPPNIIYLSAWNNSFTGNIPLQVCDRSSLTVLDLSYNKLTGPIPQCLSNLKIVNLRKNNLEGSIPDEFYSGGLTQTLDVGYNRLTGKLPRSLLNCSFLRFLSVDNNRIDDTFPFWLKALPNLQVFTLRSNRFFGHLSPPDKGPLSFPELRILELSDNNFTGSLPPSFFVNWKASAIKVDEDGRIYMGDYKHAYYVYEDTLDLQYKGLFMEQGKVLTSYNTIDFSGNKLEGQIPESIGLLKALIALNLSNNAFTGHIPLSLANVTELESLDLSKNHLSGTIPRELGSLSFLAYISVAHNQLKGEIPQGPQFSGQAETSFEGNAGLCGLPLQGTCFAPPEQQPEEEDEEEEEEVLNWKAVVIGYGPGLLSGLLLAHVTASYKPKWYLKIVGLDKPKEVKPVRLFMSLDSRWDSYNNHVESESDT
- the LOC106343063 gene encoding ATP synthase subunit gamma, mitochondrial-like; translation: MAMAVFRREGRRLLPSIAARPIAATSSPLSADREEGPLGVRSISTQVVRNRMKSVKNIQKITKAMKMVAASKLRAVQGRAENSRGLWQPFTALLGDNPSIDVKKSVVVTLSSDKGLCGGINSTVVKVSRALYKLNAGPEKDVKFVIVGEKAKAIMFRDSKNDISLTVTELNKNPLNYAQVSVLADDILKNVEFDALRIVYNKFHSVVAFLPTVATVLSPEIIEKESEVGGKLGELDSYEIEGGETKGEILQNLAEFQFSCVMFNAVLENACSEMGARMSAMDSSSRNAGEMLDRLTLTYNRTRQASITTELIEIISGASALEAAK